In one window of Haemophilus parainfluenzae DNA:
- the lldD gene encoding FMN-dependent L-lactate dehydrogenase LldD, with translation MIISSANDYRQVAKRKVPPFMFHYADGGSYSEHTLTRNVSDLSNIALRQRVLNDMSQLNTEIELFGEKLSMPLVLAPVGACGMYASRGEVQAAKAADNKGIPFTLSTVSICPIEEVAPTLKRSMWFQLYVLKDRGFMKNALERAKAAGCKTLVFTVDMPTPGARYRDMHSGMSGEYKWLRRTLQGFTHPLWSYDMLMKGRPFTLGNVSQYMGKPVGLDDYIGWLTDNFDPSISWKDLEWIRDYWDGAMVIKGILDAEDAKDAVRFGADGIVVSNHGGRQLDGTPSTAQALPYVADAVKGNIKILADSGIRNGLDVVRMIALGADATMIGRSFVYALGADGQRGVENMLDIFHKEMRVAMTLTSNKNITDITRDALVDFSK, from the coding sequence ATGATTATTTCATCCGCAAACGATTATCGTCAAGTTGCTAAACGTAAGGTTCCTCCATTTATGTTTCATTATGCTGATGGTGGCTCTTATTCCGAACATACACTTACACGTAATGTAAGCGATCTATCTAACATAGCATTACGGCAACGTGTGCTCAATGATATGTCTCAATTAAATACTGAAATTGAATTATTCGGTGAAAAGCTTTCTATGCCGTTAGTATTGGCTCCTGTAGGTGCATGTGGCATGTACGCAAGTCGTGGTGAAGTTCAAGCCGCAAAAGCTGCCGATAACAAAGGTATTCCATTTACGCTTTCAACTGTATCAATTTGTCCAATTGAAGAAGTAGCTCCAACACTCAAACGTTCCATGTGGTTCCAACTTTATGTTCTAAAAGATCGAGGCTTTATGAAAAATGCGCTCGAACGAGCAAAAGCAGCAGGTTGTAAGACATTGGTCTTTACTGTAGATATGCCAACCCCTGGTGCACGTTATCGTGATATGCATTCAGGCATGAGTGGCGAATATAAATGGCTTCGTCGAACATTACAAGGCTTCACTCATCCATTATGGTCTTACGATATGCTCATGAAGGGGCGTCCATTTACATTAGGTAATGTTTCTCAATATATGGGTAAACCAGTAGGGTTAGATGATTACATTGGTTGGTTAACTGACAACTTCGATCCTTCTATTTCGTGGAAAGATTTAGAATGGATACGTGATTATTGGGATGGTGCTATGGTTATCAAAGGTATTTTAGATGCTGAAGATGCTAAAGATGCTGTTCGCTTTGGTGCTGATGGGATCGTGGTATCCAACCATGGAGGTAGACAACTAGATGGTACGCCATCAACAGCTCAAGCTTTACCTTATGTCGCTGATGCAGTCAAAGGTAATATAAAAATTCTTGCAGATAGTGGTATTCGTAATGGATTAGATGTAGTACGTATGATCGCATTAGGTGCTGATGCTACTATGATTGGTCGTTCTTTTGTATATGCTCTTGGAGCAGATGGTCAACGCGGCGTAGAGAATATGCTCGATATATTTCATAAAGAAATGCGTGTAGCAATGACGCTAACAAGCAATAAGAATATCACAGATATTACTCGTGATGCGTTAGTGGATTTCAGCAAATAA
- a CDS encoding phospho-sugar mutase — protein sequence MTTLFDIAQNWLNQDPDAETHAELTALLTAAKNGDKKAQSELQARFSGRLQFGTAGLRGPLQAGPMGMNRVLVAQAAGGLADYLKDYDKRPSIVIGYDGRKNSDVFARDTAEIMAGAGVKAYLLPRKLPTPVLAYAIQYFDTTAGVMVTASHNPPEDNGYKVYLGKANGGGQIVSPADKDIAALIDKVAAGNVKDLPRSQDYVVLDDEVVNAYIEKTASLAKEPKSDINYVYTAMHGVGYEVLSKTLTKAGLPQPHIVAEQVWPDGTFPTVNFPNPEEKGALDLAIKVAKEHNAEFIIANDPDADRLAVAVPDAQGNWKPLHGNVVGCFLGWYLAKQYHAKGEKGVLACSLVSSPALAEIAKKYGFQSEETLTGFKYIGKVQGLLFGFEEALGYLVDPDKVRDKDGISAAIVFLDLVRHLKAQGKTLADYANDFTQEFGAYVSGQISIRVSDLSEIGKLMTALRNTPPAEVGGVKVAQFIDHTKTDRQSDILVFVLENGSRLIVRPSGTEPKIKFYLDARGKDPKDADQVLAQFDEGVRQILRQDAYGKQDC from the coding sequence ATGACAACGCTTTTTGATATTGCACAAAACTGGTTAAACCAAGATCCTGATGCAGAAACTCACGCAGAATTAACCGCACTTTTAACTGCGGCGAAAAATGGTGATAAAAAAGCACAATCTGAATTACAAGCTCGCTTTAGTGGCCGTTTACAATTTGGTACTGCAGGGCTTCGTGGACCATTACAAGCAGGCCCTATGGGGATGAACCGTGTTTTAGTAGCACAAGCAGCAGGTGGTTTAGCGGATTATTTAAAAGATTACGACAAACGACCTTCTATCGTGATTGGTTACGACGGTCGTAAAAACTCTGATGTTTTCGCACGTGATACCGCTGAAATCATGGCGGGTGCAGGCGTGAAAGCTTACTTACTTCCACGTAAATTACCCACTCCAGTATTAGCTTACGCAATCCAATATTTTGACACCACTGCGGGTGTTATGGTTACCGCAAGCCACAACCCACCGGAAGATAACGGTTATAAAGTTTATTTAGGTAAAGCGAACGGCGGTGGCCAAATCGTTTCTCCTGCTGACAAAGATATCGCAGCCTTGATCGATAAAGTCGCAGCGGGCAATGTAAAAGATTTACCACGTAGCCAAGATTATGTGGTGTTAGATGATGAAGTAGTTAATGCTTATATCGAAAAAACCGCTTCTCTTGCTAAAGAGCCTAAATCAGACATTAACTACGTTTATACCGCAATGCATGGTGTAGGCTATGAAGTATTAAGCAAAACCTTAACCAAAGCAGGTCTTCCACAACCTCATATTGTGGCAGAACAAGTATGGCCAGATGGCACATTCCCAACAGTAAACTTCCCTAACCCAGAAGAAAAAGGTGCATTAGATTTAGCCATTAAAGTGGCAAAAGAACACAATGCGGAATTCATTATTGCCAATGACCCTGATGCAGACCGTTTAGCAGTGGCTGTTCCAGATGCACAAGGTAACTGGAAACCTTTACACGGTAACGTAGTAGGTTGCTTCTTAGGTTGGTATTTAGCAAAACAATACCATGCAAAAGGCGAGAAAGGCGTATTAGCGTGTTCTTTAGTATCTTCTCCAGCACTTGCTGAAATTGCGAAAAAATACGGCTTCCAATCAGAAGAAACCTTAACTGGTTTCAAATACATCGGTAAAGTTCAAGGCTTATTATTCGGTTTCGAAGAAGCGCTTGGTTACTTAGTAGACCCAGATAAAGTACGCGATAAAGACGGTATTTCAGCGGCGATCGTATTCTTAGATTTAGTGCGTCACTTAAAAGCACAAGGTAAAACCTTAGCGGATTACGCCAATGACTTCACACAAGAATTCGGTGCTTATGTAAGTGGTCAAATTTCTATCCGTGTAAGCGATTTATCTGAAATCGGTAAATTAATGACCGCACTTCGTAACACGCCTCCAGCTGAAGTAGGTGGTGTTAAAGTGGCACAATTCATCGACCACACTAAAACTGATCGCCAAAGCGACATCCTTGTATTCGTATTAGAAAACGGTAGCCGCTTAATCGTTCGTCCATCTGGTACTGAACCGAAAATCAAGTTCTATCTTGATGCTCGCGGTAAAGATCCAAAAGACGCGGATCAAGTTTTAGCACAATTTGATGAAGGCGTTCGTCAAATCCTTCGTCAAGATGCTTACGGCAAACAGGATTGCTAA
- the menC gene encoding o-succinylbenzoate synthase, whose amino-acid sequence MRIKSFNLYRYSIPVDSQLILRERFLKHREGLIVRVSCSREGWGEISPLPGFSEETLEQAQEQAIEWLTNWYHASCEAPRVPLDGCYPSVAFGISTAMDEMKRYLNEEGNYHTAPLCYGDPDELYAELNQMSGDKVAKIKVGMYEANRDGLITDMFLEAIPDLQLRLDANRQWTLEKALKFAEKVKPQHRSRIQFLEEPCKTREESRQFAAQAGINIAWDESVREPDFLLEKEPHLSAIVIKPTLIGSLQDCQKLIAQAHSLGIKAVISSSIESSLGLTQLARIAAQYTPNVTPGLDTLNLMQHQVLRAWPGSDLPIIDLNSEFITKIV is encoded by the coding sequence ATGAGAATTAAATCATTTAATCTTTATCGTTATTCTATTCCAGTAGACAGTCAATTGATTCTACGTGAACGTTTTTTAAAACATCGTGAGGGACTCATCGTTCGAGTCTCTTGTAGCCGTGAAGGGTGGGGGGAAATATCTCCTTTACCAGGATTTAGCGAAGAAACTCTTGAACAAGCGCAAGAGCAAGCCATTGAATGGTTGACGAACTGGTATCATGCAAGCTGCGAAGCGCCAAGAGTTCCACTTGACGGTTGTTATCCTTCTGTTGCCTTCGGTATTAGCACGGCGATGGATGAGATGAAACGTTATTTAAATGAGGAAGGTAACTATCATACCGCGCCTTTGTGCTATGGTGATCCTGATGAGTTATATGCAGAACTTAATCAAATGTCAGGTGACAAAGTGGCTAAAATCAAAGTAGGCATGTATGAAGCGAATCGTGATGGTTTGATTACGGATATGTTTCTTGAAGCGATTCCTGATTTGCAATTACGTCTAGATGCGAATCGTCAATGGACATTAGAAAAAGCCTTAAAATTTGCTGAAAAAGTAAAACCACAACATCGTTCACGGATTCAATTTTTGGAAGAACCTTGTAAAACCCGTGAAGAAAGCCGTCAGTTTGCAGCTCAAGCAGGCATTAATATTGCTTGGGATGAAAGTGTGCGTGAGCCAGATTTTCTTTTAGAAAAAGAACCGCACTTAAGTGCCATTGTGATTAAACCAACACTGATTGGTTCTCTACAAGATTGTCAAAAGCTGATTGCGCAAGCACATAGTTTAGGCATAAAAGCAGTGATTAGCTCGAGCATTGAAAGTAGTCTTGGATTAACGCAACTCGCTCGTATCGCAGCACAATATACACCCAATGTGACGCCAGGATTAGATACGTTAAATTTGATGCAACATCAAGTATTACGTGCGTGGCCAGGCTCAGATTTACCGATAATTGATTTAAATTCAGAATTTATTACCAAAATTGTCTAG
- a CDS encoding glycosyltransferase family 25 protein: MGCEKQYNYIISLIKETKRRKHIEQEFGQQKIPFSFFDAVTPDRIEDVAKKFNITLDRSPNAKLSDGEIGCALSHIALWDLAVENNLDYINIFEDDIHLGENAKTLLEVDYLSDDVDVLKLEANGKMVFRKPKVVKCNRKIYPITFKQSGTAGYTVTAKGAKYLLKQIKNKPLEIAIDSLIFEDFLNLKDYNVVQLSPGICVQDFVVNPDKPFESSLQKGRDLVHENQTKFSVVERIRKEIIRLKRKLFMKHVSFK, from the coding sequence ATGGGTTGCGAGAAACAATATAATTACATTATTAGTTTAATCAAAGAAACTAAACGTCGCAAACATATTGAACAAGAATTTGGTCAGCAAAAAATCCCTTTTTCATTTTTTGATGCGGTCACACCAGATCGTATTGAGGATGTTGCAAAGAAATTTAATATTACTTTAGATCGGTCACCAAACGCCAAATTATCGGATGGTGAAATTGGTTGTGCATTAAGTCATATTGCGTTATGGGATCTGGCAGTAGAAAATAATTTAGACTATATCAATATTTTTGAAGATGATATTCACTTAGGTGAGAATGCGAAGACGTTATTAGAGGTTGATTATTTGTCTGATGATGTTGATGTGCTAAAGCTTGAGGCTAATGGAAAAATGGTATTTCGTAAGCCTAAAGTAGTAAAGTGTAATAGAAAGATTTACCCTATCACATTTAAGCAGTCAGGAACTGCAGGTTATACAGTAACGGCAAAAGGTGCGAAATACCTTCTCAAACAGATAAAAAATAAACCGCTTGAAATTGCAATTGATTCTCTTATCTTTGAGGATTTTTTAAATTTAAAGGATTACAACGTGGTACAGCTTTCACCAGGTATTTGTGTACAAGATTTTGTTGTGAATCCAGATAAACCTTTTGAAAGTAGCTTGCAAAAAGGGAGAGATTTAGTTCATGAAAATCAGACAAAATTTTCAGTGGTTGAAAGAATAAGAAAAGAAATTATTAGATTAAAGCGTAAATTATTTATGAAACACGTGTCTTTTAAATAA
- a CDS encoding LutC/YkgG family protein codes for MDLQNRENFLNKLAAKMGKARAIVPEPMDAPVNTYPTERLTHLSAVDLANEFTNSAKTMMVDVNVCKESDAVQTLLALCEKYGGGNVVLNSDERLTVLGIPAALEAKYTCYTWSPETAQDNISFSEKANLGVVYAEYGLAETGGIVLFSDADRGRSVSLLPEKSIVVVRKSQVLPRVAQVAKVLHDKAQQGERMPSCINIISGPSSTADIELIKVIGVHGPVAKIYLVIDDL; via the coding sequence ATGGATTTACAAAATCGCGAAAATTTTCTTAATAAATTAGCGGCGAAAATGGGTAAAGCCCGTGCTATCGTACCTGAACCGATGGACGCACCAGTCAATACATACCCAACTGAGCGTTTAACCCATTTAAGCGCGGTTGATTTAGCGAATGAATTTACCAATTCAGCTAAAACCATGATGGTGGACGTAAATGTGTGTAAAGAGTCTGATGCAGTACAAACCTTACTTGCTCTCTGTGAAAAATATGGCGGCGGTAATGTTGTGCTTAATTCCGATGAAAGATTGACCGTACTTGGTATTCCTGCGGCGCTTGAAGCGAAATATACTTGCTATACATGGTCACCAGAAACGGCACAAGATAATATTAGTTTTTCTGAAAAAGCTAATCTTGGTGTGGTTTATGCAGAATATGGTTTGGCGGAAACTGGCGGAATCGTCTTATTCTCTGACGCAGATCGTGGACGTTCAGTGAGTTTATTACCTGAAAAATCAATTGTTGTTGTACGTAAAAGCCAAGTACTACCACGTGTTGCACAAGTGGCGAAAGTATTACACGATAAAGCACAACAAGGCGAGCGTATGCCATCTTGTATCAATATTATCTCAGGTCCAAGTTCAACCGCAGATATTGAATTGATTAAAGTGATTGGCGTACATGGTCCAGTAGCAAAAATCTATTTAGTCATTGATGACTTATAA
- a CDS encoding DUF5358 domain-containing protein, with product MRKFIIFGATVLLSACGLFSSSQSSIPAEFAQADYLLSDVNARKWATSSKQAEQCIYPNLTRIQQQHFAKEDSYIHSQYVFFYPLEKIIGENYVKMIQKDEKSMNYATYQFKKFRTEVGDVDSLDPKACQILRTQAKEDLDVVKGQYINGMVDETKNDDGTLKKTGDGIATNQNKFFFDIIKWGSALLL from the coding sequence GTGAGAAAATTTATTATTTTCGGCGCAACTGTACTCTTAAGTGCTTGTGGTTTATTTAGCTCATCACAATCGTCGATCCCTGCAGAATTTGCACAAGCTGATTATCTACTTTCTGACGTAAATGCAAGAAAATGGGCAACGTCAAGTAAACAAGCTGAACAATGTATCTATCCGAATTTGACCCGAATTCAACAACAACACTTCGCTAAAGAAGATAGCTACATTCATTCCCAATATGTCTTTTTCTATCCGTTAGAAAAAATCATCGGGGAAAACTATGTGAAAATGATTCAAAAAGATGAAAAATCAATGAATTACGCAACTTATCAATTTAAGAAATTCCGTACAGAAGTCGGGGATGTTGACTCGTTAGATCCTAAAGCATGTCAAATCTTACGAACTCAAGCCAAAGAAGATTTAGATGTCGTAAAAGGTCAATATATAAATGGCATGGTAGATGAAACCAAAAATGACGATGGTACATTGAAGAAAACGGGTGATGGTATTGCCACCAATCAAAACAAATTCTTCTTTGATATTATTAAATGGGGTTCAGCTCTCCTCCTTTAG
- a CDS encoding anhydro-N-acetylmuramic acid kinase: MTYYLGIMSGTSLDGVDIALTDIQSNQTKLIAADFTPMPTNLREKVTALIQSGETSLQALGELDHQFGLLYADCVNDFLRKHQLKPEQIDAIGCHGQTVWHSPKGQFPFTMQIGDMNLLAAKTGITVVGDFRRKDMAFGGQGAPLVPAFHQAVFFEPHWATVVLNIGGISNVSLLIPEQPVIGFDTGTGNTLLDQWIEKHQGKAYDKNGEWAVSGQVNPDLLAALLDEDFFQLPPPKSTGRELFNLAWLENKIQKIAGKTTALLPQDVQATLAEFTVQSIVLALNNIQTTLPCRLLVCGGGAKNQAIMNGLKQALPNWRIQLTTELELDIDYVEAAAFAWLAYRRMHNLPANLPSVTGATSAVSLGAIFPKE; encoded by the coding sequence ATGACTTATTATCTTGGCATTATGTCTGGCACCAGCCTTGACGGGGTGGATATTGCCCTTACTGACATCCAATCGAATCAAACCAAATTAATTGCGGCAGATTTTACGCCGATGCCGACAAATTTACGCGAAAAAGTGACCGCACTTATTCAATCGGGTGAAACGTCGTTACAAGCATTGGGTGAACTCGATCATCAATTTGGCTTGCTTTATGCCGATTGCGTCAATGATTTTTTACGTAAACACCAGTTAAAGCCAGAACAGATTGATGCCATTGGCTGCCATGGTCAAACAGTGTGGCATTCCCCAAAAGGTCAATTTCCGTTTACCATGCAAATTGGTGATATGAATTTATTAGCCGCTAAAACAGGCATTACGGTCGTTGGTGATTTCCGACGCAAAGATATGGCGTTTGGTGGACAAGGGGCGCCTTTAGTGCCGGCTTTTCATCAAGCGGTCTTTTTTGAGCCTCACTGGGCAACGGTGGTGCTGAATATTGGCGGTATTAGCAATGTATCGTTATTGATACCCGAACAGCCTGTCATTGGCTTTGATACGGGAACGGGTAATACCTTGCTCGACCAATGGATCGAAAAACATCAAGGTAAAGCTTACGACAAAAATGGTGAATGGGCGGTTTCAGGTCAAGTGAATCCAGATTTGTTAGCGGCATTATTAGATGAAGATTTCTTTCAACTGCCACCACCAAAAAGCACGGGGCGTGAATTATTTAATTTGGCTTGGCTAGAGAATAAAATTCAAAAAATAGCAGGCAAAACGACCGCACTTTTACCACAAGATGTGCAAGCCACCTTGGCTGAATTTACCGTGCAAAGCATTGTTTTAGCCCTTAATAATATTCAGACGACATTACCATGCAGATTACTTGTTTGTGGCGGAGGTGCTAAAAATCAGGCGATCATGAATGGTTTAAAACAGGCATTACCAAATTGGCGTATTCAACTGACGACGGAATTAGAACTTGATATCGATTATGTGGAAGCGGCAGCTTTTGCTTGGTTGGCTTATCGTCGTATGCATAATTTACCCGCGAATTTGCCGAGTGTGACGGGCGCCACAAGTGCGGTCAGTTTAGGAGCGATTTTTCCAAAGGAATAA
- the menB gene encoding 1,4-dihydroxy-2-naphthoyl-CoA synthase yields MQNPKDDVLYAPVEWVDHSEGYTDIRFHKSTDGIAKITINRPEVRNAFRPQTVKEMIHAFSNARFDEKIGVIVLTGEGEKAFCSGGDQKIRGDYGGYKDESGVHHLNVLDFQRDIRTCPKPVVAMVAGYAIGGGHVLHMLCDLTIAAENAIFGQTGPKVGSFDGGWGASYMARLVGQKKAREIWFLCRQYNAQEALDMGLVNTVVPYADLEKETVRWCREMLRNSPIALRCLKAALNADCDGQSGLQELAGNATMLFYMTEEGQEGRNAFNEKRAPDFSKFRRNP; encoded by the coding sequence ATGCAAAATCCAAAAGATGATGTTTTATATGCACCAGTTGAGTGGGTTGATCATAGCGAAGGTTATACTGATATTCGTTTCCACAAATCGACTGATGGTATTGCAAAAATTACGATTAATCGTCCAGAAGTGCGTAACGCATTTCGACCGCAAACAGTTAAAGAAATGATCCATGCTTTTTCTAACGCTCGTTTCGATGAAAAAATTGGCGTGATTGTGTTAACCGGTGAAGGCGAAAAAGCATTCTGTTCTGGTGGTGACCAAAAAATTCGTGGTGACTACGGCGGTTACAAAGATGAAAGCGGTGTACATCACTTAAATGTATTGGATTTCCAACGTGATATTCGTACTTGTCCAAAACCAGTTGTAGCAATGGTGGCTGGATATGCAATTGGTGGCGGCCACGTACTTCATATGTTATGTGATCTAACCATTGCAGCAGAGAATGCGATTTTTGGTCAAACTGGTCCTAAAGTAGGTTCATTTGACGGTGGCTGGGGTGCAAGCTATATGGCGCGTTTAGTTGGTCAGAAAAAAGCTCGCGAAATTTGGTTCTTATGCCGTCAATATAATGCGCAAGAAGCATTAGATATGGGCTTAGTGAATACAGTCGTGCCTTATGCTGATTTAGAAAAAGAAACCGTGCGTTGGTGCCGTGAAATGTTGCGTAACAGCCCAATTGCGTTACGTTGCTTGAAAGCTGCATTGAATGCGGACTGTGATGGTCAATCAGGTTTACAAGAACTCGCGGGTAATGCAACCATGTTGTTCTATATGACTGAAGAAGGTCAAGAAGGTCGTAACGCGTTTAACGAAAAACGCGCACCAGACTTCAGCAAATTCAGACGTAATCCTTAA
- the murQ gene encoding N-acetylmuramic acid 6-phosphate etherase gives MAENLLQTLSTLITEQRNPNSMHVDSLSALEIVQLMNQEDKQVPLAIEKCLPQIAQAVECIVAAFQQGGRLVYIGAGTSGRLGVLDASECPPTFGVSPEMVKGIIAGGERALRHPIEGAEDSKAQAVIDLQTIHFSSKDVLVGIAASGRTPYVIGALEYAKSLGSVTVSIASNPNSAMANIVDIAIDTVVGPEVLTGSSRLKSGTAQKLVLNMLTTASMILMGKCYQNLMVDVQASNEKLKARAIRIVMQATDCDKALAEETLKQADQNAKLAIMMILSGLDRAQAEALLEKHQGKLQLALK, from the coding sequence ATGGCAGAGAATTTATTACAAACCCTTTCAACTTTAATTACTGAACAACGGAATCCCAATTCCATGCATGTGGATAGCTTGTCTGCATTGGAAATTGTGCAGTTAATGAATCAGGAAGATAAACAAGTACCTTTGGCAATTGAAAAATGTTTACCTCAAATTGCCCAAGCAGTCGAATGTATTGTTGCTGCATTTCAACAAGGTGGTCGATTAGTCTATATTGGCGCAGGGACCAGTGGTCGATTGGGGGTATTAGATGCCTCTGAATGCCCACCAACATTTGGCGTGTCACCTGAAATGGTGAAAGGTATTATTGCAGGCGGCGAGCGCGCATTGCGTCATCCAATTGAAGGTGCGGAAGACAGTAAAGCACAAGCTGTGATTGACTTACAAACAATTCACTTTTCCTCAAAAGATGTGTTGGTGGGTATTGCTGCAAGTGGACGAACACCTTATGTGATTGGTGCATTGGAATATGCGAAAAGTTTAGGTTCAGTGACGGTTTCGATTGCAAGTAATCCGAATTCAGCGATGGCGAATATTGTGGATATTGCTATTGATACGGTAGTGGGGCCAGAAGTACTGACTGGTTCAAGTCGTTTAAAATCGGGCACCGCTCAAAAATTAGTACTGAATATGCTCACTACGGCTTCTATGATCCTAATGGGTAAATGCTATCAAAACTTAATGGTGGATGTTCAGGCAAGTAATGAAAAACTTAAAGCTCGTGCCATTCGTATTGTCATGCAAGCCACGGATTGTGATAAAGCACTCGCAGAAGAGACATTAAAACAGGCAGATCAAAATGCGAAATTAGCGATTATGATGATTCTGAGTGGATTAGATCGTGCGCAAGCAGAGGCTTTATTAGAAAAACATCAGGGCAAGTTACAACTTGCATTGAAATAA
- the aroQ gene encoding type II 3-dehydroquinate dehydratase yields MSKKFNILLLNGPNLNMLGAREPKHYGSLSLSTIEENVAKLAVQHDVNLACFQANSEEKLIDKIHQSFQKVDFILINPAAYTHTSVALRDALLAVSIPFVEIHLSNVHKREPFRHHSYFSDVAEGVICGLGAKGYEFALQFALDFLNKKA; encoded by the coding sequence ATGTCAAAAAAATTCAATATTTTGCTGTTAAATGGCCCGAACTTAAATATGTTGGGCGCAAGAGAGCCGAAACATTATGGTTCGCTTTCGTTATCTACCATTGAAGAAAATGTGGCAAAACTTGCGGTGCAGCATGATGTGAATTTGGCGTGCTTTCAAGCAAATAGCGAAGAAAAGTTAATCGATAAGATTCATCAAAGTTTTCAGAAAGTGGATTTTATTTTAATTAACCCAGCAGCTTATACGCATACTAGTGTTGCATTGCGTGATGCGTTGCTTGCTGTGTCAATTCCTTTTGTTGAAATCCATTTATCTAATGTACATAAGCGCGAGCCATTCCGTCACCATTCTTACTTTAGTGATGTGGCTGAAGGGGTGATTTGTGGGTTAGGTGCGAAAGGCTATGAGTTTGCTCTCCAATTCGCGTTAGATTTTTTAAATAAAAAAGCATGA
- a CDS encoding LutB/LldF family L-lactate oxidation iron-sulfur protein, whose translation MSLKTSHLPFKARVDHEVHNTIMRKAVVKAQETIGANRQKMVDELGHWEEWRDLSKQIRNHVLANLDAYLYQLSEKVIENGGKVYFAETAEEASAYIRKVALEKNAKKIVKSKSMVTEEIGLNDVLEKEGMQVIETDLGEYLLQISGDKPSHIVVPAIHKDRHQIRKDLAERLGYEGEETPEDMTSFVRKKIRQDFLEADIGISGCNFAVAETGSVCLVTNEGNLRLATTLPKTHIAVMGMERLAPTFQEVDVLITMLARSAVGAKLTGYNTWLTGPRVAGETDGPEEFHLVIVDNGRSDILASEFQEVLRCIRCGACLNTCPAYRQIGGHGYGSIYPGPIGAVISPLLGGYDEFKELPYACSLCNACNSVCPVRIPLAQLILKHREKMVELGKTPAMERLSIFGFTTANANPTLWKAGVNIGAKLAGKLIKNGKAPITFGALGEWTKARDLPQADGESFRQWFNNRERG comes from the coding sequence ATGTCACTAAAAACCAGTCATCTTCCTTTTAAAGCGCGTGTCGATCATGAAGTGCATAACACTATCATGCGTAAAGCGGTAGTGAAAGCCCAAGAAACTATTGGTGCTAACCGTCAAAAAATGGTGGACGAATTAGGTCATTGGGAAGAATGGCGTGATTTATCTAAACAGATTCGTAACCATGTTTTAGCTAATTTAGACGCCTATTTGTATCAATTGAGCGAAAAAGTGATTGAAAATGGCGGTAAAGTGTATTTTGCTGAAACAGCCGAAGAAGCGAGTGCTTATATTCGCAAAGTAGCATTAGAGAAAAATGCAAAGAAAATCGTAAAATCCAAATCCATGGTGACAGAAGAAATCGGTTTAAATGATGTGCTTGAAAAAGAGGGCATGCAAGTGATCGAAACCGATTTAGGGGAATATCTATTACAAATTTCAGGTGATAAACCGTCCCATATCGTTGTGCCAGCAATTCATAAAGATCGTCACCAAATCCGCAAAGATTTAGCTGAGCGACTCGGCTATGAAGGTGAGGAAACTCCAGAAGATATGACGAGTTTCGTACGTAAAAAAATTCGTCAAGATTTCTTAGAAGCGGATATCGGTATCAGTGGTTGTAACTTTGCCGTTGCGGAAACCGGCTCAGTTTGTTTGGTGACAAACGAAGGTAACTTACGTTTAGCGACGACATTGCCGAAAACGCATATTGCCGTGATGGGAATGGAGCGTTTAGCGCCAACTTTCCAAGAAGTGGATGTGTTAATTACGATGCTTGCTCGTAGTGCGGTAGGGGCGAAATTAACCGGTTATAACACATGGTTAACGGGTCCTCGTGTTGCAGGTGAAACTGATGGACCTGAAGAATTCCATTTGGTTATCGTGGATAATGGTCGTTCAGATATTTTAGCTTCTGAATTCCAAGAAGTTTTACGTTGCATCCGTTGCGGCGCCTGTTTGAATACCTGTCCGGCATATCGTCAAATCGGTGGTCATGGTTATGGTTCTATTTACCCGGGTCCAATTGGTGCAGTGATTTCTCCATTACTAGGTGGCTACGATGAGTTTAAAGAATTGCCGTATGCTTGTTCATTATGTAATGCGTGTAACTCAGTCTGTCCGGTGCGTATTCCATTAGCACAGTTAATCTTAAAACACCGCGAGAAAATGGTAGAGTTAGGTAAAACTCCTGCGATGGAGCGTTTATCTATTTTTGGTTTCACCACAGCCAATGCTAACCCAACACTATGGAAAGCTGGTGTGAATATTGGAGCAAAATTAGCGGGTAAGTTGATTAAAAATGGGAAAGCACCAATCACATTTGGCGCATTGGGTGAATGGACAAAAGCACGAGATTTACCACAAGCAGATGGTGAAAGTTTCCGTCAATGGTTTAATAATAGAGAGAGAGGATAA